The Amblyomma americanum isolate KBUSLIRL-KWMA chromosome 3, ASM5285725v1, whole genome shotgun sequence genome window below encodes:
- the LOC144125604 gene encoding arylsulfatase B-like gives MVNASKGSAERRMCYLAILLSTLPAVLCANVQPDIIFLLADDMGWDDVSFHGSSQIPTPNLDTLAADGVILNAFYALPSCTPSRVALMTGRYPIRIGMQGMPILNGEPRALQLDAPILPQYLKELGYTTHLVGKWHLGCYTKAVIPTYRGFDTFYGYYYGEEDYYSHNSTYGNHTGLDFWIGTQPNWADSGVYSTTLYTRRVQQLIRNRQKDKPMFLFMSYQATHGAGGPEPLQAPKENVEKFPCIKENARRHYAGMVDAMDQSVGEVFQTLSEEGMLDNVVVVFISDNGGTPFGDYSSRSFNWPLRGTKFSVWEGSTRVPAFVWSPLLAKRRRVSHQLMHITDWFATLYNIAGGDVAKLGELDGVDMWHHLSTGGESPRTDMLYNIDPVEPESLVAAVRDSRYKLVLDKSGENNGRYRTPGDRHPVKNLDELLAQSTAAAVLRNLYKTDHLKFPRGWRQRATLTCGQRTRNNFSPNNTEFLFDIVKDPCELNNLADSLPGVVPSLKKRLDAYRAVAKRSLLYPIDTASFPEYHNGTGAPWMGSS, from the exons AAGCGCAGAAAGAAGAATGTGTTATCTTGCGATCTTGCTTTCGACTTTGCCAGCAGTGCTGTGTGCTAACGTGCAGCCAGACATCATATTCCTCCTCGCTGATGACATG GGATGGGACgatgtgagcttccacggctccTCTCAGATCCCCACTCCCAACCTGGATACGCTAGCGGCAGACGGCGTGATACTGAACGCCTTCTACGCCCTGCCTTCGTGCACTCCTTCAAGAGTGGCTTTGATGACTGGGCGTTACCCGATACGAATTG GCATGCAAGGAATGCCCATATTAAACGGCGAGCCTCGGGCCCTGCAGCTGGACGCGCCAATTCTACCTCAGTATCTCAAAGAGCTGGGCTACACGACTCATCTCGTTGGGAAG TGGCATCTTGGCTGTTACACCAAAGCCGTCATACCAACATACCGGGGTTTCGACACTTTTTACGGTTACTACTACGGAGAAGAAGATTACTATAGCCACAACTCGACATAC GGGAACCACACTGGACTTGACTTTTGGATTGGCACGCAGCCCAACTGGGCGGACTCTGGAGTATACTCCACCACTCTTTACACCCGGAGGGTGCAGCAACTCATCCGCAATAGGCAAAAGGACAAG CCGATGTTCCTCTTCATGAGCTACCAGGCAACGCATGGAGCGGGAGGTCCTGAACCTCTTCAGGCGCCAAAAGAGAATGTCGAGAAGTTTCCTTGCATTAAAGAAAACGCAAGGAGACATTACGCAG GAATGGTGGACGCAATGGACCAGTCCGTGGGCGAGGTGTTCCAGACTCTCAGCGAGGAAGGAATGCTGGACAACGTCGTCGTTGTCTTCATCAGTGATAACGGTGGCACGCCGTTTGGCGACTACTCCAGCCGCAGCTTCAATTGGCCACTGCGGGGGACAAAATTTTCGGTGTGGGAGGGCTCTACAAGAGTGCCAGCCTTCGTCTGGAGTCCCCTGCTTGCCAAGAGACGAAGGGTGTCCCACCAGCTCATGCATATCACGGACTGGTTCGCCACGCTGTACAACATAGCCG GAGGCGATGTGGCGAAACTGGGAGAGCTGGATGGAGTGGACATGTGGCACCATCTGTCGACAGGAGGGGAATCGCCTCGCACTGATATGCTTTACAACATCGATCCCGTGGAACCCGAATCTTTAGTAGCAGCAGTTCGCGACTCGCGCTACAAACTGGTCCTGGACAAAAGTGGCGAGAACAATGGTCGCTACCGAACTCCAGGAGACCGTCATCCTGTGAAAAACCTCGACGAACTGCTCGCCCAGTCCACAGCCGCGGCTGTTTTGAGGAATCTGTACAAGACAGATCACTTGAAGTTTCCGAGGGGCTGGAGGCAGCGAGCCACTCTAACGTGCGGCCAGCGGACAAGGAATAACTTTTCTCCCAATAATACGGAGTTCCTTTTCGATATTGTGAAAGATCCATGTGAGCTGAACAATCTGGCCGACTCTCTTCCGGGG GTCGTTCCATCTTTAAAGAAGCGCCTGGACGCGTACCGAGCAGTTGCCAAACGCTCCCTGCTCTATCCCATCGACACTGCGAGTTTTCCGGAGTACCACAACGGAACGGGGGCGCCCTGGATGGGGTCATCGTAG